In Papaver somniferum cultivar HN1 unplaced genomic scaffold, ASM357369v1 unplaced-scaffold_80, whole genome shotgun sequence, the following proteins share a genomic window:
- the LOC113345017 gene encoding uncharacterized protein LOC113345017, with amino-acid sequence MAKNLKRQQACSTSSEFIHIFPFEESKKGGGVFFSLVILLEIWAVRRTRFANFVKAAADKDGNRDEAVRAKGLAEEKMNSKDYVGAQLLISKAQKLYPSMENISRMLTVCQVHCSAERKVEPGSVPDWYHILQIEQTADEASIKKQFRQLALLLHPDKNKFPGAGAAFQLIEEANRFLCDQSKRSPFDMKRSIMQQRQSQNQPRMNNYPSKNPVSTEMAALFKRMNPPQQKQQQQTQPIYANGPKTFWTMCPFCSTRYQYYLDIMNRDLRCQRQSCRKPFTAYVWDNQRMPHGANNRSVPQKKDAPSQDGQKSAQVNIQGNRGNMAPASQPSKSTGRASVSSVAATAPEPNAKEDLNVRVEAGMKAKSIPAEPKPSGTKNMKRGRNTNSEKETGSLCDMEEDGDHKAGQSPGLNSGRSSRRKHDVSYKENLSDDEDIASGSRRKTTKINEPVEKDKRKVLFEESEPFGNAENCKNNGDEVAEDDGNHGRPEPVVVEIPDPEFYDFDRDKSEKCFALDQIWALFDDLDGMPRFYARIDKVYYSPFKVDLTWLEFVPGDSDQTAWKRSGLPVACGKFKREKTDTIKDKGTFSHKIVWEEGARNTYKIYPRKGETWAVYKNCNSKWSSDRDNNREYEYEFVVVLSDYINESGILVAQLVKLKGFESLFKRTETNGMSSFQITFDEMLKFSHRVPSVRTNGRERKDVPEGVFELDPASLPLNLEEVSDGKAKIVGGKRGHSELDPASLPSNLEEVSDLINGKAKPLGGIRHRSLKSILEERPRVPKNVNEETFEESETLSTSNGETEKTERVSEQIPPSPSSFIDPSELPESVFYTFEDDKTEDKFQVGQVWALYCELDGLPKYYGLIKKVGLIQEFKVNIQWLEACTSPKGMLAWLDSKMPTCCGVFSSGNETEFDDTSFFSHLSKGAEAANGNKYEMFPRKGEVWAVYKNFCSEWSSSDLQTCEYDIGKVLQVDGTLKVLLLEKVCDYETIFKVQTKAGHESILEIPRHELVKFSHQIPAVQLTDEKLRTLLTDEKVGNLRGCWELDPKAMPVCLSNCK; translated from the exons ATGGCT AAGAATCTGAAAAGGCAACAGGCGTGTTCTACTTCTTCTGAGTTCATTCATATTTTTCCATTTGAAGAATCTAAGAAGGGTGGTGGAGTTTTTTTCTCACTggttattcttcttgaaatt TGGGCTGTTCGGAGGACAAGATTTGCCAATTTTGTTAAGGCTGCTGCTGATAAAGAT GGCAACAGAGACGAGGCTGTAAGAGCCAAGGGATTGGCTGAGGAGAAGATGAATAGCAAAGATTATGTGGGAGCTCAATTACTGATCAGTAAGGCTCAAAAACTATACCCTAGTATGGAAAATATCAGTCGAATGCTAACTGTATGCCAAGTACACTGTTCCGCTGAGCGCAAAGTTGAACCTGGATCGGTCCCAGACTGGTATCACATCCTTCAGATTGAGCAAACTGCTGATGAAGCATCCATTAAGAAGCAGTTCAGACAGCTCGCCCTCCTACTTCATCCTGATAAGAACAAGTTTCCAGGTGCAGGAGCTGCCTTTCAATTGATCGAAGAAGCAAATAGGTTTCTTTGTGACCAGTCAAAACGGTCACCATTTGATATGAAGCGCAGCATTATGCAACAGAGGCAGTCTCAAAATCAGCCAAGAATGAATAACTATCCGAGCAAAAATCCCGTGAGTACCGAGATGGCAGCACTATTCAAGCGTATGAATCCTCcccagcaaaaacagcagcaacaaacccaaccaatatATGCTAATGGTCCAAAAACATTCTGGACTATGTGCCCTTTTTGCAGTACAAGGTACCAGTATTACTTAGACATTATGAACAGAGATCTTCGCTGTCAAAGGCAAAGCTGCAGGAAACCTTTTACTGCTTATGTTTGGGATAACCAAAGGATGCCTCATGGAGCTAACAACCGGTCAGTGCCTCAAAAGAAAGATGCCCCAAGTCAGGATGGTCAAAAGAGTGCCCAAGTGAATATACAGGGGAATCGTGGCAATATGGCACCAGCATCACAGCCAAGTAAATCTACAGGGAGGGCTTCTGTCAGTTCTGTGGCTGCCACGGCGCCGGAACCCAATGCAAAAGAAGACTTGAATGTCCGTGTGGAAGCCGGAATGAAAGCAAAATCTATACCTGCTGAGCCTAAACCTTCAGGTACCAAGAACATGAAAAGAGGAAGAAACACTAACTCAGAAAAGGAAACTGGAAGCCTCTGCGACATGGAAGAAGATGGTGATCACAAAGCTGGACAGAGTCCTGGACTCAACAGTGGCAGATCATCTCGGCGAAAACATGATGTTAGTTACAAAGAGAACTTGAGTGATGACGAAGATATAGCTAGTGGATCAAGACGAAAGACTACTAAAATCAATGAGCCAGTGGAGAAAGATAAAAGAAAGGTCCTTTTTGAAGAAAGTGAACCATTTGGAAATGCTGAAAACTGCAAGAATAATGGAGACGAAGTAGCCGAAGATGATGGCAACCATGGAAGACCTGAACCAGTGGTCGTTGAAATTCCCGATCCAGAATTTTATGACTTCGACAGGGATAAGAGTGAAAAATGCTTTGCACTTGATCAGATTTGGGCCCTTTTCGACGATTTGGATGGCATGCCCAGATTCTATGCTCGGATCGATAAAGTATATTATTCGCCTTTCAAGGTGGATCTCACATGGTTGGAGTTTGTTCCTGGGGATTCGGATCAGACTGCTTGGAAAAGAAGCGGGTTACCTGTAGCTTGTGGGAAATTCAAACGCGAGAAGACTGATACAATTAAAGATAAAGGTACATTCTCCCATAAGATTGTCTGGGAAGAAGGTGCTCGAAATACTTACAAGATCTATCCCCGAAAAGGGGAAACTTGGGCCGTTTACAAGAACTGTAACAGTAAATGGAGCTCTGATAGGGACAACAACAGAGAGTATGAGTATGAGTTTGTTGTGGTCCTGTCGGATTACATCAATGAATCAGGCATTTTGGTTGCCCAATTGGTTAAGCTAAAAGGTTTTGAATCCTTGTTTAAGCGAACCGAAACCAATGGCATGTCTTCCTTTCAAATAACATTTGATGAAATGTTAAAATTCTCTCACAGGGTTCCTTCAGTTAGAACAAATGGTAGAGAACGAAAAGATGTCCCCGAAGGTGTTTTTGAACTTGATCCTGCTTCCCTGCCCCTTAACCTTGAAGAAGTTTCTGATGGGAAAGCCAAAATTGTTGGTGGTAAAAGGGGTCATTCTGAGCTTGATCCTGCTTCCCTGCCCAGTAACCTTGAAGAAGTTTCCGATTTGATTAATGGGAAAGCCAAACCTCTTGGTGGTATAAGGCATCGTTCCTTAAAATCTATATTAGAGGAGAGGCCTCGTGTGCCGAAGAATGTAAATGAAGAAACTTTCGAGGAGTCTGAGACTTTAAGTACTTCAAATGGTGAGACAGAAAAGACAGAGAGAGTTTCTGAGCAGATTCCTCCTTCACCTTCTTCGTTTATAGACCCTTCTGAACTTCCGGAGTCAGTTTTTTATACATTTGAAGATGACAAAACTGAAGACAAGTTCCAAGTTGGTCAGGTGTGGGCTTTGTATTGTGAGTTGGATGGCTTGCCCAAGTACTATGGTCTGATCAAAAAGGTTGGATTAATCCAGGAGTTTAAAGTGAACATACAATGGCTTGAAGCTTGCACCTCACCAAAGGGTATGCTAGCTTGGCTTGACAGTAAGATGCCTACATGCTGTGGAGTTTTTTCTAGTGGTAACGAAACGGAGTTTGATGATACTAGTTTTTTCTCTCATCTTTCGAAAGGAGCAGAAGCTGCGAATGGAAACAAGTATGAGATGTTTCCCAGGAAAGGTGAGGTGTGGGCAGTATACAAGAATTTTTGTTCAGAATGGTCTTCTTCTGACCTCCAGACATGCGAGTATGACATAGGCAAAGTTTTACAAGTGGACGGTACACTGAAGGTGTTGCTTTTGGAGAAGGTGTGTGATTATGAGACGATTTTCAAGGTTCAGACAAAAGCAGGCCATGAATCCATACTTGAAATACCACGCCATGAATTGGTTAAATTCTCTCATCAAATTCCTGCAGTCCAGTTGACGGATGAAAAATTAAGAACCTTGTTGACTGATGAAAAAGTAGGAAACTTGCGTGGATGTTGGGAGTTGGATCCCAAAGCAATGCCTGTTTGTTTATCTAATTGTAAATGA
- the LOC113344989 gene encoding uncharacterized protein LOC113344989, producing the protein MECNKEEGVRAKELVEKKMNSKDYVGARRMVVKAQKLYPGIENISQMLTVCEVHCSAECRVLGSDPDWYDILQIEQTADEASIKKQFRKLALQLHPDKNKFPGAEAAFKLIEEAQRLLCDQSKRSQFDMKRNTMRPGQQMQSQNHPSRSNDSSKQPGMHSNPSSTGAAAQFKSMNPHQQKQQQIPPVYANSLLWTVCPFCSIRYHRDIMNRAPRCRRCMKPFIANNLNKQGMASGVNNPPSPQKNDLNKRGMPSGVNNLPSPQKKKARRGGRKVAPVKMRGKCGNVAPVLQPPKMSGRASVAGRAAKPNVNEDVNVRVEAGKKGKCILAEPKPQGTKSRKRGRNSDPEEVTDSFKTESSCDREEDGDRKAGQNPGLNSGHHTRRSSRLKHDVSYKE; encoded by the coding sequence ATGGAGTGCAACAAAGAAGAGGGTGTAAGAGCCAAGGAATTGgttgagaagaagatgaatagcAAGGATTATGTTGGAGCACGAAGAATGGTCGTTAAGGCCCAAAAACTATACCCGGGTATAGAAAATATCAGTCAAATGCTAACTGTATGTGAAGTACACTGTTCTGCTGAGTGCAGAGTACTTGGGTCGGACCCAGATTGGTATGACATCCTTCAGATTGAGCAAACTGCTGATGAAGCATCCATTAAGAAACAGTTCAGAAAGCTCGCCCTTCAACTTCATCCTGATAAGAACAAGTTTCCTGGTGCAGAAGCTGCCTTTAAATTGATCGAAGAAGCACAGAGGTTGCTTTGTGACCAGTCGAAGCGATCACAATTTGATATGAAGCGTAACACTATGAGACCTGGTCAACAGATGCAGTCTCAAAATCACCCGAGTAGGAGTAACGATTCGAGCAAACAACCTGGGATGCATTCTAATCCTTCGAGTACTGGTGCAGCAGCACAATTCAAGAGCATGAATCCTcaccagcaaaaacagcagcagatcCCACCAGTATATGCTAATAGCCTCCTCTGGACTGTATGTCCTTTTTGTAGTATAAGGTACCACAGAGACATTATGAACAGAGCTCCCCGCTGTCGAAGGTGCATGAAACCTTTTATTGCTAATAATCTGAATAAACAAGGGATGGCATCTGGAGTGAACAACCCGCCATCTCCTCAAAAGAATGATTTGAATAAACGAGGGATGCCTTCTGGAGTTAACAACCTGCCATCTCCTCAGAAGAAAAAAGCCCGTAGAGGTGGTAGGAAGGTGGCCCCAGTAAAAATGCGAGGGAAATGTGGCAATGTGGCACCAGTATTACAGCCTCCCAAAATGTCAGGAAGGGCTTCTGTGGCTGGTAGGGCGGCTAAACCCAATGTCAACGAAGACGTGAATGTCCGTGTGGAAGCCGGAAAGAAAGGAAAATGTATACTTGCTGAACCTAAACCTCAGGGTACCAAGAGCAGGAAAAGAGGAAGAAACTCTGACCCAGAAGAGGTAACTGACAGTTTCAAAACTGAAAGCAGCTGCGACAGGGAAGAAGATGGTGATCGTAAAGCTGGACAGAATCCTGGACTCAACAGTGGCCACCATACTCGCAGATCATCTCGGCTAAAACATGATGTTAGTTACAAAGAGTGA
- the LOC113345016 gene encoding ubiquinol oxidase, mitochondrial-like, translating into MVQLIALETELSFPDSSVAIELGIYTCLLHLDTEKALLEEAENGRMHLMTIVELVQLKWYEGFLVLTVEGVFFNAFFAMYLLSPMLTHTITSCLEEEAVHSYTKFLKEIDSGKIENVPDPAIAILLEATQRCKFKRCRNCVPSR; encoded by the exons ATGGTACAGTTAATTGCGTTGGAAACAGAATTATCGTTCCCAGACTCATCAGTTGCTATTGAATTGGGAATATATACCTGCTTGCTACACCTTGATACAGAGAAG GCATTACTTGAAGAAGCAGAGAACGGGAGGATGCATCTGATGACTATTGTGGAGCTTGTGCAGCTCAAATGGTATGAGGGTTTTTTGGTTCTCACTGTCGAAGGAGTCTTCTTCAATGCCTTCTTTGCTATGTATCTGCTTTCACCTATGCTCACTCATACAATTACCAGTTGTCTGGAGGAGGAAGCAGTTCATTCTTACACAAAGTTCTTGAAGGAGATTGATAGTGGTAAAATTGAAAATGTTCCAGATCCTGCTATTGCTATACTACTGGAGGCTACGCAGCGATGCAAGTTTAAAAGATGTCGTAATTGTGTTCCGAGCAGATGA